The following proteins are co-located in the Nonlabens ponticola genome:
- the secA gene encoding preprotein translocase subunit SecA, with protein MGLLDSVLKIFVGDKSKKDVAELRPYVDQVLAIEPSLEALSIDELRHKTVEFKEKIAFAKAETLQQISTLKEDADKEEDIDAREEIYERIDALEDVAYQQAEDVLHEIMPEAFAVMKETAKRFFHNPEIRVTATARDRELSGEKDYVELDGDHAIWHNSWDAAGKAVTWDMIHYDVQLIGGAALHKGKIAEMQTGEGKTLVATLPVYLNALTGNGVHVVTVNDYLAKRDGAWIGPLFEFHGLSIDCIDYHKPNSDSRRQAYLADITYGTNNEFGFDYLRDNMAHSTKDLVQRKHNYAIIDEIDSVLIDDARTPLIISGPVPEGDRQEFDVLKRPVENIVSVQRKQLVQTLAKAKKLISEGDTKEGGLELLRVYRGLPKNKALIKFLSEEGIKQLLQKTENFYMQDNNREMPKVDAELYFVIDEKNNQVELTDKGIEFLSGEDDPDFFVMPEVGLEIGRIESEGLSKEEEAEKKEELFREFAVKSERIHTLNQLLKAYTLFERDTEYVVMSKDKKVRDAATGGVKTTSEEQVMIVDEQTGRIMDGRRYSDGLHQAIEAKENVKIQDATQTFATITLQNYFRMYRKLSGMTGTAVTEAGEFWEIYKLDVVEIPTNRPIARDDRQDLVYKTKREKYGAVIEEVTRLKEQGRPVLIGTTSVDISELLSRTLQRAGIEHNVLNAKQHKKESEIVADAGNAGQITIATNMAGRGTDIKLSDEVKKAGGLAIIGTERHDSRRVDRQLRGRAGRQGDPGSSQFYVSLEDNLMRLFGSERMAKTMDRLGMKEGEVIQHSMISKSIERAQKKVEENAFGVRKRLLEYDDVMNAQREVIYKRRFNALNGDRLAVDLANMIYDISENIAQTNKISQDFKNFDFELIRYFSMSSPISEEEFKSKSDQQIAGIVYKAAYQHYKEKMERTAQEVFPVIKNVVENDERNYERIAVPFTDGIKTINVSTNLKDAYESEGKTLVNDFEKNITLAIIDDSWKTHLRKMDELKQSVQLAVHEQKDPLLIYKFEAFELFREMIDKVNKEVIGFLFKGDLPTRDSQAIQEARQQKAEKTTTSKDEVLNSDERAAQSRAVGAGASRQRQPVTETITREQPKIGRNDKVTIKNIMTGESKDCKYKAAIPLINKGEWVLDKY; from the coding sequence ATGGGACTATTAGATTCCGTTTTAAAAATATTTGTAGGCGATAAATCAAAAAAGGATGTGGCAGAGCTGCGACCTTATGTTGATCAAGTACTCGCCATTGAACCGTCACTAGAGGCATTGAGCATTGATGAACTGCGTCATAAAACGGTAGAGTTTAAAGAGAAGATAGCTTTCGCGAAAGCGGAAACACTACAACAGATATCCACTCTTAAAGAAGATGCTGACAAGGAAGAAGATATCGACGCTCGTGAGGAAATCTATGAACGTATCGACGCGCTAGAAGATGTGGCATACCAGCAGGCAGAAGATGTCTTGCATGAGATCATGCCAGAGGCATTTGCCGTGATGAAAGAAACAGCAAAGCGCTTTTTCCACAACCCAGAAATTAGAGTCACGGCAACTGCTCGTGATCGAGAATTGAGCGGCGAGAAAGACTATGTAGAACTAGATGGTGATCACGCCATATGGCACAACTCATGGGATGCCGCTGGTAAAGCAGTAACCTGGGACATGATTCACTATGATGTACAACTTATAGGTGGTGCAGCATTGCACAAAGGCAAAATTGCCGAGATGCAAACTGGTGAAGGTAAAACGCTTGTGGCAACCTTGCCTGTTTATTTAAATGCCTTAACTGGTAACGGTGTACACGTAGTTACCGTGAATGATTACCTGGCAAAGCGTGATGGCGCCTGGATAGGACCTCTTTTTGAATTTCACGGTCTTTCCATAGACTGTATTGATTACCACAAGCCTAATTCTGATTCCAGAAGGCAAGCCTATCTAGCAGATATCACTTACGGAACCAATAATGAGTTTGGTTTTGACTACCTGCGTGATAATATGGCGCACAGCACCAAGGATCTTGTGCAACGCAAGCACAATTATGCGATCATAGATGAGATTGACTCTGTCTTGATTGATGATGCGCGTACACCTTTGATTATCTCTGGACCCGTACCAGAAGGTGATCGTCAGGAATTTGATGTACTTAAAAGACCCGTAGAAAATATTGTTAGTGTACAGCGCAAGCAACTGGTACAGACGCTGGCTAAAGCTAAAAAACTTATCAGTGAAGGCGACACTAAAGAAGGTGGACTTGAGCTATTGCGTGTTTATAGAGGATTACCTAAAAATAAGGCTCTCATAAAATTCTTGAGTGAAGAAGGAATCAAGCAATTGCTGCAAAAGACTGAGAACTTTTACATGCAGGATAATAATCGTGAGATGCCTAAAGTAGATGCAGAACTTTACTTTGTCATTGACGAGAAAAACAATCAGGTAGAGCTTACCGATAAAGGTATTGAGTTCCTATCTGGTGAGGACGATCCAGACTTTTTTGTAATGCCAGAAGTAGGTCTAGAAATAGGTCGCATCGAGAGTGAAGGATTAAGCAAGGAAGAAGAAGCTGAGAAGAAGGAAGAACTCTTCCGTGAATTTGCGGTAAAGTCAGAGCGTATTCACACGCTTAACCAATTACTTAAAGCCTATACCCTATTTGAACGTGATACAGAATATGTCGTCATGTCCAAAGACAAGAAAGTTCGCGACGCTGCGACTGGTGGCGTTAAAACTACCAGCGAGGAGCAAGTGATGATCGTTGATGAGCAAACAGGTCGTATCATGGATGGTCGTCGATACAGCGATGGATTGCACCAGGCGATTGAGGCCAAGGAAAACGTAAAAATTCAGGATGCCACGCAGACATTTGCGACCATCACGCTGCAGAATTACTTCCGCATGTATCGCAAGTTGTCTGGTATGACAGGTACTGCAGTAACCGAGGCTGGTGAATTCTGGGAAATCTACAAACTTGATGTTGTGGAAATTCCTACCAATAGACCTATCGCTCGTGATGACCGTCAAGATCTTGTTTATAAAACTAAGCGTGAAAAATACGGTGCCGTTATAGAAGAAGTTACAAGACTTAAAGAACAAGGAAGGCCAGTTCTTATAGGTACTACATCTGTTGATATATCTGAGCTATTGAGTAGAACACTACAACGTGCTGGTATAGAGCACAACGTATTGAATGCAAAACAACACAAGAAAGAATCAGAGATCGTTGCAGACGCTGGTAACGCTGGACAAATCACCATCGCTACCAACATGGCAGGTCGTGGTACCGACATCAAATTATCAGACGAGGTTAAAAAAGCTGGTGGTCTGGCCATTATTGGTACAGAGCGTCATGACTCTCGTCGTGTAGACAGACAGTTGCGTGGTCGTGCTGGTCGTCAAGGAGACCCAGGAAGTTCACAATTCTACGTGTCGCTTGAAGATAACTTGATGCGATTGTTCGGCTCTGAGCGTATGGCCAAGACCATGGACAGACTAGGAATGAAGGAAGGCGAAGTGATCCAGCATTCCATGATATCCAAGTCCATCGAGCGAGCACAGAAAAAAGTAGAGGAAAACGCCTTTGGTGTACGTAAGCGCTTATTGGAATATGATGATGTCATGAACGCACAGCGTGAAGTTATTTACAAGCGTCGTTTCAATGCCTTGAACGGTGATCGACTTGCCGTGGATCTTGCTAACATGATCTATGATATTTCAGAAAATATCGCGCAGACTAATAAAATCTCGCAAGACTTTAAAAACTTTGACTTTGAACTGATACGCTACTTCTCAATGAGCAGTCCTATCAGCGAAGAAGAATTTAAATCTAAAAGCGATCAACAAATTGCTGGTATTGTTTACAAGGCTGCTTACCAGCATTACAAGGAAAAAATGGAGCGCACCGCGCAAGAGGTATTCCCAGTAATTAAGAATGTGGTAGAAAATGATGAACGCAATTATGAGCGTATCGCGGTTCCATTCACTGATGGTATCAAGACCATCAACGTCTCTACCAACCTTAAGGATGCTTATGAAAGTGAAGGAAAGACGCTCGTAAACGATTTTGAAAAGAACATCACGCTAGCAATCATCGATGATTCATGGAAAACGCACTTGCGTAAAATGGATGAATTGAAGCAAAGCGTACAGCTAGCCGTTCACGAGCAAAAAGACCCTTTATTAATCTATAAGTTTGAAGCTTTTGAGCTATTCCGTGAGATGATTGACAAGGTGAATAAAGAGGTAATTGGTTTCTTATTTAAAGGAGATTTGCCTACTAGAGATTCACAGGCCATCCAGGAAGCGCGCCAACAAAAGGCTGAAAAGACGACCACTAGCAAGGATGAAGTCTTAAACAGTGATGAGCGAGCAGCTCAATCAAGAGCCGTAGGTGCTGGTGCCAGCCGTCAACGTCAACCGGTGACTGAGACCATTACACGCGAGCAGCCTAAGATAGGTCGCAACGATAAAGTCACTATCAAAAACATCATGACAGGTGAGTCAAAGGATTGTAAGTACAAAGCTGCAATCCCATTGATTAATAAAGGTGAATGGGTGTTGGATAAATACTAG
- a CDS encoding DUF2795 domain-containing protein — MYWTLELASYLSDAPWPAEKDELIDYAIRTGAPLEVVENLQAIEDEGDSYESIQEIWPDYPTDDDYLWNEDEY, encoded by the coding sequence ATGTATTGGACACTAGAACTAGCATCGTATTTAAGTGATGCACCTTGGCCAGCAGAAAAGGACGAACTTATCGACTATGCCATCCGTACGGGTGCGCCTCTAGAGGTAGTGGAGAATCTTCAGGCCATTGAGGATGAAGGTGACTCTTATGAATCGATCCAGGAAATCTGGCCCGATTACCCAACAGACGACGACTACCTCTGGAATGAGGATGAGTATTAA